The genomic interval GACCTGAGGTCCAGCCTGAAGACCGCGGTTGCCAGCGCCGCCCGCAAGGGCGCCAAGGTGGCCCAGGCCACCGGCAAGCGCCGCGGCCGTCCGCCGAAGAGTCGGTAGGGATTCAACTTCAAGGGCCGGCCCCTTCGGGGCCGGCCCTTTTGTTTTGCCCCTTCGCGGGGCGGGCAAGTAGTCCTGTCCGCATGGCCCCCTCTCGCAATCCTTCGAACTCCGCACGCACCATCGCCGGCCGCTTCGCGTCCGATGGTGCTGCTGCCGCACGCCCGGTCGTGGTGGTCCACGGACTCGGGTTGTCCAGCCGGTACATGGATCGGTTCAGCCGGGCGCTGGTCGGCGTCGGTCCCGTCTACGCCGTGGACCTGCCGGGGTTCGGGCGCAGCTTCCGTCCGGAGCAGCCGCTGGACGTGCCGGGCCTGGCCGACGCCCTTGTTGCCTGGATGCGGGGGGCCGGCATCGGTCCGGCGGTCCTGGTCGGAAACTCCCTGGGGGCCCAGGTCGTGCTGGACGTAGCAGTCCGTTACCCGGAACTGGCGCACCGTCTTGTGCTGATCGCTCCGACGGTGGACGTGAGAGCGAGGACTTTCCGGCGGCAGATGGTGCGCGTGCTGCTAACCAGCTTTCTCGAGCCTCCGGGGCTGATAGGGCTTGCGTGGGCGGCGTTCGCCCGGTGCGGCGCCCGGACCATATGGCGCACCGTCCGCAGCACGCTGGAAGACCCGGTCGAGCGTAAGCTGCCGCTGGTGCGGGTGCCGACGCTGGTGGTGCACGGCCAGAGGGACCGCCTGGTCCCGCTGCGGTGGTCCAGCGAGGTGACGCGGCTGCTTCCCCGTGGCAGGCTTCGCGTGGTGCGGGGCGGCCATGCGCCGCAATACTCCAATCCGGTGACGGTTGCCGGATTCGTCCGTGAGCTGGTCGAGGAGCCTTTGTGATCGGGGTCGAGTCGCTCAGAAAGTCGTTCGGGGACACGCTGGCGCTGGACGGGGTCGATCTGGACGTCGCTGAGGGAACGGTCCTGGGACTGCTGGGTCCCAACGGCGCGGGCAAGACGACTGCCGTCCGGATCCTGGCCACCCTGCTCCGGCCCGACGCCGGGCTGGCCCACGTCGCCGGGTACGACTGTGTTCGTGACGCCCACCGGGTCAGGTCGGTGATAGGCCTCACCGGCCAGTACGCGGCCATCGACGAGAACCTGTCCGGCTTTGAGAATCTCGAGATGATCGGGCGGCTGCTGGGTCTGGGCAGGCAGCGCTCGCGGGAAAGGGCCGACGAGCTGCTGGAGAGGTTCGAGCTCAAGGAGTCCGCCCACCGCTACTCCAAGACCTACTCCGGCGGCATGCGCCGAAGGCTGGACGTCGCCGGAAGCCTCGTCGGGCGGCCGAGGGTCCTGTTCCTCGACGAGCCGACGACGGGCCTGGACCCCCGCAGCCGACTGGAGCTGTGGCGCCTGGTGCGGGAGCTGGTGGCCGAGGGGACGACCGTGCTGCTCACGACTCAGTACCTGGAGGAGGCGGACCAGCTTTCCGACGACATCGCGGTGATCGACCGCGGGAAGGTGATCGCGCGGGGCACGCCCGACGAGCTCAAGTCGCGAACCGCGGGAAAGGTCCTGGAGGTCCGGCCTGCGGACATCGCCCAGCTGCGGCAGGCGGCGTCCGCCCTGGAGTTTCGAGGTTCGGAGGCCCGCATCGACAGCGACAGCGGGTCCGTGAACGTGGACATCGGCGATGACATGTCCCAGATCGCGGCGGCTCTGCGCAGGCTGGACCGCGCGAAGGTGCCCCTGTCCGACGTGGCGGTTCACAGCCCGAGCCTGAACGACGTCTTCGTGCGGCTGACCGGCGGGGGCGGTCCGGAGTCGTGAGCCGGCGGGAGCCGCCTCGCACCGGCGCGGGGGCCAAAGAGAAGTCTGCGTCCCCGGGGCGGCCGGGGGCCTCGAAGAAGCCCTCGTCGTCTCTGAGCGGCACCGGCAGACGGGTGGCCCGAAAGACCGTGGTCGCGAAACCCTCGAAGGCGCAGGTTCGCACGACGAAAGCCGCGCCGGTCGCCGCGACCGCACCAGCGCGCGGCGCGGCGCTGGAGACGGCGGCGCCTCGACCGCGCCCGGAGCCAGAGAGGCGGCCGCCGATTCCGGGACGGCCGTCGGTGCGACAGGCGGCGGCCCACTCGTTGATCGTGGCGCGGCGCAATCTGCTTCAGCTGCCGCGCACTCCTCAGCTGCTCGTGTTCACGGCAGTCCAGCCCGTGATGTTCGTCCTGCTGTTCTCCTACGTCTTCGGCGGGGCCATCCGGATCCCGGGTCTGAAGTACATCGACTTTTTGATCCCGGGGATCGTCGTGCAGACGGTCGCCTTCGGGACAATGACGACGGCTGTTGGACTAGCGGAGGACCTTTCAAAGGGCATCGTGGACAGGTTCCGTTCCCTGCCCATCTCCCGGGTGGCAGTTATCGCAGGACGTGTCATCGCCGACGCCGCGAGGACGGCGTTCACGGTGTTGTTGATCATCGCCGTGGGTAGCCTCATCGGCTTCAGGTTCCACGCCGGACCCGCGGCCGCCGTCGGTGTGGTCGCGATCGGGATCCTGTTCGGCTTTGCGTTCTCCTGGGTCGCCGTCAACATCGGCCTGCGGGTCGGCAACCCGGAGTCCGCGCAGGCGGCGTCGTTTCTGTGGCTGTTTCCGCTTACATTCGCGAGCTCGGCGTTTGTGCCCCCCGAGACGATGCCCCGGCTGCTGCGCGCGTTCGCCGAGGCGAACCCGATCACGAAGGTGATCGACGCACTGCGGGTGCTGGTCCTCGGGGGCCCGGCCGCCCGCGCCGTGCTGACGGCGCTGGCGTGGATCGTGGGCATCCTGTTCGTGTTCGCGCCGCTGGCGGTCCGGCGCTTTCGGCGCATGTGAGTCGCGCTGGGCCGGAGGGGGTACCGAACCCGTCTGAGCGCACTGGAACCCCCTGTTTTGCGGGCCGGTGATCGTTCGTCCCACCTGAACCCAAAAGGGAGGTCATTTATGAGCTGGCAGCAGGTGTCCGTGGTGGTGCCTTCGGACTTGGTGGAGCGCCTGTCCGTGCTTGCGGAGGCGAGTGGCGTAACCATGGATGGCTTTGTGGCCGCATCGATGGAGATCCGCTGCCGCGAGCACGAGGGACGCACCGAGCTGTCGGACGGCCTCGCCGAGGCGGCGCGGCGGTTTGACGCCGAACGCCCGAAGTAACAGATGCCCGAAACTTGCGAGCATGTGAACGAGGTTCAGGACGTGACGCCCTCGTCGGAGGGCTGCGAAGATTGCGTTCGGGTGGGGGATTCGTGGGTTCACCTGAGGCTGTGCATGACCTGCGGCCATGTCGGCTGCTGCGACAACTCCAAAAACCGCCATGCCACCGGCCATCACCACTCCACGAAGCACCCTTTGATCCAGTCCTTTGAGCCGGGGGAGACGTGGTGGTGGTGCTACGTGGATGAGGTCGATTTCGAAGTTCCGGGCGCGAAGTCGCCTTCTCACCGCTGAACGCGTTTGGAGATAGAGCGAACGAGGGATCTCGGTCCCGCCAGCGCCACCGCTCGTAAGATGGGGAGTCCCGCTGGCGTGGCGCAATCTGGCAGCGCAACGGATTTGTAATCCGTAGGTTGGGGGTTCGAATCCCCCCGCCAGCTCGTGACGTTGCCGATGCTCAGGGAGCGGTTTGCAAGGGCTTCTTTAGGCGCTCCGGAGGATAGGGCGAGCGGCGACAGCCAACCGGGCGGGACGGGACGGCGTCCTAACCGGCATTCCGTGCGGCTCGGGGGTGGGGAAGGACTGAGCGCGCGATGGCGCTGGCAGTTATGCGCTGCTCGTCGGCTCGATCCAGTGATGAACCGGCAGCATCGCAGGCGAACCGAAGTTGAAACCCTTCTCGCTCATCGCCTGCTTGAACATCGGAGCGAAGTCCGCGTACGCCTCGTCTGATTCCCACACTGAAATCGTGAAGAACTCGTCCCCTTCCCCGACGCCAGCGTGAAACAGGAGTCCACGAGGAACCGGCACCGGAGCGTCGTTCGAGCCCGCCCAACTGTCCTTGTACTGCTCGGCAGACATCGCCGGAGCCCTGTACACGACCGCCAGCGTCATAGAGTCGCCCTCCTGTTCGGCAAGCGCCCATAGTGCCCGCTCGCGCCATCAGGGTTCCGTCCCGGAGGTTCCCAGGCGCGGGGTGCCTTCCCGCGTGGTCGCCGCTGTGCCTTAAGCCCTCAGCTGCGGGTTCGCTGCTGCCCTGCGGGTCTCCCGCGGGCGGCACGATCACGGTCGGCGGCGCCTGATCAAGCCTGTGAGGCTGCCAATGGTCCGGCCTGGGGCGTGCTCGCCGGCGGGGTGCTCATCCGCCGGGAGTTGGTCGGGCGGCTTTGAAAAGACTGGCGGCCGTCCACCGCATCAGCTCTACGGCCTCCGATTTCGAGAGCCCGGCCAGGTCGGTCAGCCATATGAGTGTCTCGACGCCGATGACGGCCGCGATGGCCATCGCCAGTCGTTGGAGCTCTTCGTCCGGCATCTCGCCGGCCAGCGGATCCAGGGCGTCCCGGACCCACAGCAGCCGGCGAGCCTGACGCAGGGGGAGGTCCTCGTGACGGCCCCCCCCGCGCTCGAGGGCCACGCGCAGCGAAGCCCTCAGCGGCCCCTCTTCGTCCAGGACGTATTGGGTGATCCTTTCGACGACCGCGGTCAGCCTCGACTCCGCGTCTGGCCCCGCGTCGGGGGGAACCAGCGAAGGCGCGTCTATGTAGCTATGGCTGGCGGCCAGCAGGTCGGACTGGTTGGGGAAGTAGCGATACGCCGTAGCCCGGGAGACGCCGGCCTCGTCCGCCGCCTGCTCGACCGTGGGCATCGTCCCGGTCTCAAGCAGCTTGCGCGTGGCGGCCACGATGGCCGTTCGAGTCCTGGCCTTCTGCTTCGTCCGGCCGGTGTCTCCATATGGGATTGACATGCTCATAATGATACGCTAGTCTCACGATCACCGGTGAGAACCAAACCCTCAAAGCGGACTTACGCGAGTCCTAGGAGACGGGGGCGGGTGACCGCCGGAGACGGACGACTGGGCGCAAAGGGGATCTGACATGAAGCGAGTTCTGCTGGCTGTGGTGGTAACGGCATTGCTGGCGCCGACTCACGCCGTTTCGGCGCCGTTGGTGGAGCCTCGGGCGGCGGTGCAGGCGGATGGACCCGACCATCTGGTGCACGCGGGAACCGTCGATCCGACCGATCCAACCGGCATCTACCAGTACGAGGCCTACTTTCCGAGGCAACTCAGTGTCCACAAAGGTGACTGGGTGCGTTGGGAGTTCCCCGACCAGGGAAACGGGGCGGTGGCTTTCCACACGGTCACCTTCGGCAATCCAGACGAGATTACGTATGCGCGCGGCGACGAGGTCCCGGGGACGCTGGCGTTCGACGAGGAATCCTTCTTCAGCTCGGGCTGCGGGCGGACCGGACTGCCGGTGTGCAGGATCTCGTCTCCGGGCCAGGTCGTGTCCTCGGGGACGCCGATCCTGCACAACTCGGGTCCCGGCAAGGTTCACCCCTTTGACGCGATCGTCGACCTGCCCCAGGGCACGTACAGCTACTTCTGCGCTCTCCACCACCCGCTGATGCAGGGGACCATCCAGGTCGTGGACGACGACGTTGCCCTGAACAATCGCAAGCCGCAGGACTTCGTGGCCGAGATCACGGCCGCGACTGTCGAGGCCAAAAAGCAGTTCGCGGAGATAAGCGACAAGCCCAAGTTGGAAATAGAGGAAGGAGGGCGGCGAGTGTGGACCATCGCCGCGGGCGCCCGCAGTAACACGACGGGTATCCCGGTGGTTGCCGAGGAGTTCCTGCCGTCGGCGGCTCGGCCCATCGAGCCCGGGGACACGGTGCGCTGGGTCATGGGGGGCACCGCCCACACGGTCACGTTCCCCGAGGCGAGGGGACCGGCCCACATAACTCTCAACTGCGAGTTCGACGGGGCCGCCACCGGGGCGCCGGGAGTGCCGGGCATCGGGGTAGGCGGAATCGTGCCGGGAATGTCTGCGTGTCCGCCCGGCGGTTCGATTGAGATGGGGATGACCGAACTGGGGGCCAACCAGCAGCGGGCCCCGAACGACGTCGTGGCGCCGGGGACCTTCCACAACTCCGGGATCATGATCGGCGGCAACCTGCCGGAGCGCATGCGAGGGCGTCCGCCGGGCTCGGGAACGCACTTTCCTTCGGAGTTCGAAGCGACCTTCCCCTACCCGGGTACCTACACGTACCGCTGCATCATCCACGCGGGGTTCATGGGCGGCACTATCACGGTGAAGGGTGTCGGATGAAGTGGTTGAAGCACCCACTCGTTCGGATCGCACTGGCGGTCGTGGTGGTGTCGTCGTCGCTCGGCGGCGGCACCGCCCACCCGGCCGGTGACACCCCCGAAGGCTGCGTCACGCCAACCAAGCACCTGACGCTGTACGCGGTGCAGCTGCCGCCGGCGCCGGACGGGTCGGTGCGGCTGGCCTACGGACGGACCCCAGAAACGGCGTCCATTCCCGGGCCAACCATCGAGCTATGGGAGGGCGACTGCCTGGCGCTGACTCTAGTGAACGACATCCCCGAGGCCACCCTGGCGGAGATGCGCAAGCCGCCGGGTGACGGCAAGACTCCTCTAGGGGTGTCGGCCCACCCGCACGGCGTGAAGTACCGGCCGAACTCCGACGGTATTCCCGGAAACCGCTGGCACGAAGGCTCGTTCGTGCCGCCGGGCCAGGCCCGGACCTTCGTCTGGTACGCAGCTCCTCTGACCACCGTGGGCAAGCGCGTCGGGTCCCTCGGCTCGGCGGGGTACTGGTGGTACCACGACCACATCGCCGGCACCACACACGGCACCGGCGGCGTGGGGGCCGGTCTGTTCGGCGCCCTGATCGTCCGACGCGCGGGGGACCTCACGCCCGACCGGACGTTCGTGGTGGGGATGGGCGACAACGCCACATTGAATCTCGCGCGTTCCCCCGGCACCGACTGTGAGAGCCGGGACACGCCC from Actinomycetota bacterium carries:
- a CDS encoding UBP-type zinc finger domain-containing protein, whose protein sequence is MPETCEHVNEVQDVTPSSEGCEDCVRVGDSWVHLRLCMTCGHVGCCDNSKNRHATGHHHSTKHPLIQSFEPGETWWWCYVDEVDFEVPGAKSPSHR
- a CDS encoding multicopper oxidase domain-containing protein produces the protein MKWLKHPLVRIALAVVVVSSSLGGGTAHPAGDTPEGCVTPTKHLTLYAVQLPPAPDGSVRLAYGRTPETASIPGPTIELWEGDCLALTLVNDIPEATLAEMRKPPGDGKTPLGVSAHPHGVKYRPNSDGIPGNRWHEGSFVPPGQARTFVWYAAPLTTVGKRVGSLGSAGYWWYHDHIAGTTHGTGGVGAGLFGALIVRRAGDLTPDRTFVVGMGDNATLNLARSPGTDCESRDTPVGNRCMVAKPGERVEFVVVGMGSEHHTFHMHGHSWADTRTGALTGALDPARVIDNKSVGPADTFGFQVIAGESVGTGSWMLHCHVQPHSDAGMTTFFHVTPDGKPPLPVGSGHEHDHHGLVG
- a CDS encoding ATP-binding cassette domain-containing protein, with the protein product MIGVESLRKSFGDTLALDGVDLDVAEGTVLGLLGPNGAGKTTAVRILATLLRPDAGLAHVAGYDCVRDAHRVRSVIGLTGQYAAIDENLSGFENLEMIGRLLGLGRQRSRERADELLERFELKESAHRYSKTYSGGMRRRLDVAGSLVGRPRVLFLDEPTTGLDPRSRLELWRLVRELVAEGTTVLLTTQYLEEADQLSDDIAVIDRGKVIARGTPDELKSRTAGKVLEVRPADIAQLRQAASALEFRGSEARIDSDSGSVNVDIGDDMSQIAAALRRLDRAKVPLSDVAVHSPSLNDVFVRLTGGGGPES
- a CDS encoding ABC transporter permease produces the protein MRQAAAHSLIVARRNLLQLPRTPQLLVFTAVQPVMFVLLFSYVFGGAIRIPGLKYIDFLIPGIVVQTVAFGTMTTAVGLAEDLSKGIVDRFRSLPISRVAVIAGRVIADAARTAFTVLLIIAVGSLIGFRFHAGPAAAVGVVAIGILFGFAFSWVAVNIGLRVGNPESAQAASFLWLFPLTFASSAFVPPETMPRLLRAFAEANPITKVIDALRVLVLGGPAARAVLTALAWIVGILFVFAPLAVRRFRRM
- a CDS encoding alpha/beta hydrolase, yielding MAPSRNPSNSARTIAGRFASDGAAAARPVVVVHGLGLSSRYMDRFSRALVGVGPVYAVDLPGFGRSFRPEQPLDVPGLADALVAWMRGAGIGPAVLVGNSLGAQVVLDVAVRYPELAHRLVLIAPTVDVRARTFRRQMVRVLLTSFLEPPGLIGLAWAAFARCGARTIWRTVRSTLEDPVERKLPLVRVPTLVVHGQRDRLVPLRWSSEVTRLLPRGRLRVVRGGHAPQYSNPVTVAGFVRELVEEPL
- a CDS encoding TetR/AcrR family transcriptional regulator produces the protein MSIPYGDTGRTKQKARTRTAIVAATRKLLETGTMPTVEQAADEAGVSRATAYRYFPNQSDLLAASHSYIDAPSLVPPDAGPDAESRLTAVVERITQYVLDEEGPLRASLRVALERGGGRHEDLPLRQARRLLWVRDALDPLAGEMPDEELQRLAMAIAAVIGVETLIWLTDLAGLSKSEAVELMRWTAASLFKAARPTPGG